A genomic stretch from Desulfotignum balticum DSM 7044 includes:
- a CDS encoding ABC transporter ATP-binding protein, which produces MPKQPIIQVDALKKSYNGRPAVAGISLAIAAGTCFGLLGPNGAGKTTAVEIMENIQKPDQGRILFKGKERDRSFNQQVGVQFQQTELMAFLTVEETLKTFAAFYAQSLPVEMVMDLCMLKEIRNQRSNKISGGQRQRLLLSLALINDPDLLFLDEPTTGLDPQARQHVWDIIKGIRSRGKTTILTTHYMEEAWVLCDDIAIMDEGKIITQGAPKDLVKTHCASMPPESRNLESVFLALTGKRLRG; this is translated from the coding sequence GTGCCAAAACAGCCCATCATACAGGTGGATGCACTGAAAAAATCCTACAACGGCCGACCGGCTGTGGCCGGCATCAGCCTGGCCATTGCGGCCGGGACCTGTTTCGGTTTGCTGGGCCCCAACGGAGCCGGGAAAACCACGGCGGTGGAGATCATGGAAAATATTCAGAAACCCGACCAGGGGCGGATTCTGTTCAAAGGAAAAGAACGGGACCGGTCTTTCAATCAGCAGGTAGGAGTACAGTTTCAACAGACCGAATTAATGGCGTTTCTGACCGTGGAAGAAACCCTGAAAACCTTTGCTGCATTTTATGCCCAATCTCTGCCGGTGGAAATGGTGATGGATCTGTGCATGCTCAAAGAGATCAGAAATCAGCGGAGCAACAAAATATCCGGCGGACAGCGTCAGCGGCTTCTTTTGAGTCTGGCCCTGATCAATGATCCGGACCTGCTGTTTCTGGATGAACCCACCACCGGCCTGGATCCCCAGGCCCGGCAGCATGTGTGGGACATTATCAAAGGGATCCGGTCCAGAGGGAAAACCACCATTCTGACCACCCATTATATGGAAGAAGCCTGGGTTTTGTGCGATGATATTGCCATCATGGATGAGGGAAAAATTATTACCCAGGGCGCTCCCAAAGATCTGGTAAAAACCCATTGTGCATCCATGCCGCCGGAATCCCGGAACCTGGAATCCGTATTTCTGGCACTCACCGGTAAGCGTCTGAGGGGTTGA
- a CDS encoding ABC transporter permease, with the protein MSLKRMWALFMARSLEFIRDRAGFGWNILFPFLLVAAFSIAFGPDAKKQFKLGVFPVPDPVPALETIRIPDALKTDPSVQLVFFKDLDPALEKLRHHKIDILVQSGDVKDPEAVPLKNDSKVRYWVSDVSPKGALAEKLVKAAVVPEAFFENRVYKQAVPGTLVRYIDWLFPGILGMNIMFSAFFGVGYVIVRYRRNGVLKRLKATPVTAFEYLSAQLISRVVVSMAASMVVWAGCDVIFSFQMQGSYVDAVIVFFFGTVCLVSFGLILACRGTNEELTNGIINFICWPMMFLSEVWFSIEGTAAWIRQAAGFLPLTHFLSAARKVINDGATLSQVSQEMTILAVMSLVFLAVGSWLFSWTR; encoded by the coding sequence ATGAGTCTGAAACGCATGTGGGCATTGTTTATGGCCCGCAGTCTGGAATTCATCCGGGACCGGGCCGGGTTCGGGTGGAATATTCTGTTTCCGTTTTTGCTGGTGGCGGCATTCAGCATTGCCTTTGGACCGGATGCAAAAAAGCAGTTCAAACTGGGGGTGTTCCCAGTGCCGGATCCGGTGCCGGCCCTTGAAACCATCCGGATTCCGGATGCCTTGAAAACGGATCCTTCGGTTCAACTGGTTTTTTTTAAAGACCTTGACCCGGCACTGGAAAAGCTGCGGCACCATAAAATCGATATTCTGGTTCAGTCCGGTGATGTGAAAGATCCTGAAGCGGTCCCATTAAAGAATGATTCCAAGGTGCGCTACTGGGTATCGGATGTTTCTCCCAAGGGCGCTTTGGCAGAGAAACTGGTGAAAGCAGCCGTGGTGCCGGAGGCTTTTTTTGAAAACCGGGTTTACAAACAGGCGGTTCCCGGGACTTTGGTGCGGTATATCGACTGGCTGTTTCCGGGCATCCTGGGCATGAACATCATGTTTTCCGCTTTTTTCGGGGTGGGATATGTGATTGTCCGGTACCGGCGGAACGGGGTGCTCAAACGGTTAAAAGCCACACCGGTCACTGCCTTTGAATATCTGTCCGCCCAGCTGATTTCCCGGGTGGTGGTGTCCATGGCCGCATCCATGGTGGTGTGGGCCGGGTGTGATGTGATATTTTCATTTCAGATGCAGGGGTCGTATGTGGATGCCGTCATTGTGTTTTTTTTCGGTACGGTGTGTCTGGTGTCTTTTGGTCTGATTCTGGCCTGCCGGGGAACCAATGAGGAATTGACCAACGGAATCATCAACTTTATCTGCTGGCCCATGATGTTTCTGTCGGAAGTCTGGTTTTCCATTGAAGGAACAGCCGCCTGGATCCGACAGGCGGCCGGGTTCCTGCCGCTGACCCATTTTCTTTCCGCTGCAAGAAAGGTGATCAATGACGGGGCCACCCTGTCCCAGGTATCCCAGGAGATGACAATACTGGCGGTCATGAGCCTGGTGTTTCTGGCCGTCGGGTCGTGGCTGTTTTCCTGGACCCGTTAG
- the der gene encoding ribosome biogenesis GTPase Der: MKPVVALVGRPNVGKSTLFNRLIRDRQALVDDMPGVTRDRHYGEARWDDKAFTVIDTGGFLTEDDDYFAAQIRDQLAVAVAQASALVLILDGRSGLSPYDHDLAAMLRKSGKPVFYVVNKIENQRQLDDLGDFYALGIESFYPVSAEHGIGVADLLDDLVTGLPDAVEPDMEQDKVIRIAIVGRPNVGKSSLANQLFGSPRVVVNEKAGTTRDAIELEVCHKGQRFVLVDTAGIRRKGKVTEKLEKFSILKSLKSLENCHVALILIDAAEGITDQDITIAGYAEKKGCGAVFLLNKWDRVDKQEKGEKAYIAELRQMAKFLSYAPAMTTSALTGQRCHRILDMAAKVYEEYGFRINTGTLNRIIADAVQREEPSLHKGRRLKFFYATQVATRPPCFVCFVNYPKAVHFSYERYLVNQLRQMIPLNLTPIRLYFREKTGRMDFSGKTRENERIALKKERITTKRKKERKEQSRKKRQRDGNTGG, from the coding sequence ATGAAACCCGTGGTGGCCCTGGTGGGCCGACCCAATGTGGGTAAATCAACGCTGTTCAACCGGCTGATCCGGGACCGGCAGGCCCTGGTGGATGACATGCCCGGAGTCACCCGGGACCGGCATTACGGAGAGGCCCGATGGGATGACAAGGCCTTTACCGTTATTGATACCGGCGGATTTCTGACTGAAGATGATGATTATTTTGCCGCCCAAATCAGAGATCAGCTGGCTGTGGCTGTGGCCCAGGCCAGTGCCCTGGTGCTGATCTTAGACGGCCGGTCCGGGTTGTCCCCGTATGACCATGATCTGGCTGCCATGCTCCGCAAGTCCGGGAAACCGGTTTTTTATGTGGTGAATAAGATTGAAAATCAGCGGCAGCTCGATGATCTGGGCGATTTCTATGCCCTGGGCATTGAATCTTTCTACCCGGTTTCCGCAGAACACGGCATCGGGGTGGCGGATCTGCTGGATGATCTGGTGACCGGGCTGCCCGATGCCGTGGAACCGGACATGGAACAAGACAAGGTGATCCGCATTGCCATTGTGGGCCGACCCAACGTGGGGAAATCCAGCCTGGCCAATCAGCTGTTTGGATCGCCCCGGGTGGTGGTCAATGAAAAAGCAGGCACCACCCGGGATGCCATTGAGCTGGAAGTCTGTCATAAGGGACAGCGGTTTGTGCTGGTGGATACGGCCGGTATCCGGCGCAAGGGAAAAGTGACTGAAAAACTGGAAAAATTTTCCATTCTCAAATCCCTGAAAAGCCTGGAAAACTGTCATGTGGCATTGATTCTCATTGATGCGGCCGAAGGGATCACAGATCAGGACATCACCATTGCCGGGTATGCAGAAAAAAAAGGATGCGGTGCTGTTTTTCTGCTCAATAAATGGGATCGGGTGGACAAGCAGGAAAAAGGGGAAAAAGCCTATATTGCCGAACTGCGGCAGATGGCCAAGTTTCTGTCCTATGCCCCGGCCATGACCACTTCCGCATTGACCGGTCAGCGGTGCCACCGGATTCTGGATATGGCTGCCAAAGTATATGAAGAATACGGGTTTCGGATCAATACCGGGACCTTGAACCGGATCATCGCAGATGCGGTACAAAGAGAAGAACCGTCTTTGCATAAAGGCCGGCGTCTCAAGTTTTTCTATGCCACCCAGGTGGCTACCCGGCCGCCTTGTTTTGTGTGCTTTGTCAATTATCCCAAGGCCGTGCATTTTTCCTATGAACGGTATCTGGTCAATCAGCTGCGTCAGATGATTCCGTTGAATCTGACGCCCATCCGTCTTTACTTCAGGGAAAAGACCGGACGGATGGATTTTTCCGGTAAAACCCGGGAAAATGAGCGTATTGCCCTTAAAAAAGAGCGAATCACCACAAAACGGAAAAAAGAGCGCAAAGAACAGAGCCGCAAAAAGCGGCAGCGGGATGGAAATACGGGGGGCTGA
- a CDS encoding replication-associated recombination protein A, whose translation MDLFNAHSDQDLAGTVPLADRMRPRTLSELKGQDHLMAPGSLLARAIQDDRVFSMILWGPPGCGKTTLANIIAHETRCEFVRISAVLSGVKDVRQIIDTAREKRALFKKRTLLFVDEIHRFNKAQQDAFLHHVETGLITLVGATTENPSFEVIPALVSRCRVFALRGLEPKHIQAILVRAVTDPVHGLGWDLDRIQKEALQFLAQSADGDARMALTALEAAAFHFSDKSFISLADLETVVGKKALLYDKAGEEHFNLISAFIKSMRGSDPDAAIYWLQRMLAAGDDPYYLLRRMVRFATEDVGMADPGALTMALNAGESFRMLGRPEGDGSLFQAAVYLATAPKSNAVYAAQKQVTDLVEKTGHQPVPLHIRNPVTKLMKELGYGKGYRYAHDHEGGYAPQSYLPDSLDGQRLYFPTDRGYEKTVKQRLAAWIALRDNPKKSGKD comes from the coding sequence ATGGATCTGTTTAATGCCCATTCAGACCAGGATCTGGCCGGGACAGTGCCTCTGGCCGACCGGATGCGGCCCAGAACCTTATCTGAACTCAAGGGCCAGGATCATCTTATGGCACCTGGCAGCCTTCTGGCCCGGGCCATCCAGGACGACCGGGTGTTCTCCATGATTCTGTGGGGGCCGCCCGGGTGTGGAAAAACCACCCTGGCAAATATTATCGCCCATGAGACCCGGTGTGAGTTTGTCCGGATTTCCGCTGTACTGTCCGGGGTGAAGGATGTCCGGCAGATCATTGATACGGCCAGAGAAAAGCGGGCATTGTTCAAAAAACGGACCCTGCTGTTTGTGGATGAGATTCACCGGTTCAACAAAGCCCAGCAGGATGCGTTTTTACACCACGTGGAAACCGGATTGATCACCCTGGTGGGGGCTACCACGGAAAATCCTTCCTTTGAGGTGATTCCGGCCCTGGTATCCCGGTGCCGGGTGTTTGCCCTCAGGGGGCTGGAACCCAAACATATCCAGGCCATTCTCGTTCGGGCTGTTACAGACCCGGTCCATGGCCTGGGATGGGATTTGGACCGGATTCAAAAGGAAGCGTTGCAGTTTCTGGCACAAAGTGCGGACGGGGATGCCCGCATGGCATTGACCGCGCTGGAAGCGGCCGCATTTCATTTCAGTGACAAATCTTTCATTTCCCTGGCGGATCTGGAAACCGTGGTGGGGAAAAAAGCGCTCCTGTATGACAAGGCCGGAGAAGAGCACTTCAATCTGATTTCCGCGTTCATCAAAAGCATGCGGGGCAGTGACCCGGATGCGGCCATCTACTGGCTTCAGCGCATGCTGGCGGCCGGTGACGACCCTTATTACCTGCTCCGGCGCATGGTTCGGTTTGCCACCGAAGATGTGGGCATGGCGGATCCCGGGGCGCTGACCATGGCTTTGAATGCCGGGGAATCCTTTCGAATGCTGGGTCGGCCCGAAGGAGACGGGTCTTTATTTCAGGCGGCCGTGTACCTGGCCACAGCCCCCAAAAGCAATGCCGTGTATGCAGCCCAGAAACAGGTGACCGATCTGGTGGAAAAAACCGGGCATCAGCCTGTGCCGCTGCATATTCGCAATCCGGTCACAAAATTGATGAAAGAGCTGGGGTATGGCAAGGGATACCGTTATGCCCATGATCATGAAGGCGGATATGCACCCCAGTCGTATCTGCCGGATTCTTTGGACGGGCAGCGCCTGTATTTTCCCACGGACCGGGGGTATGAGAAAACGGTCAAACAGCGGCTGGCGGCCTGGATCGCTTTGCGGGACAATCCGAAAAAATCAGGTAAAGACTGA
- a CDS encoding thiolase family protein: protein MKNVVIVSGVRTPVGSFGGSLKAVSVKDLGTCVMKEVLKRAGLRPGVTDEQAAYGPESLKDQGMIDIEKKGYDYDESLKELFVDEVIMGNVLQAGQGQNTARQAMINAGLPRFTPAMTINKICGSGLKAIALGAQAIMAGGADVVLAGGQESMSNAPMALLKARWGHRMELTGQGPVHDLMVFDGLYEIFYGYHMGLTAENIVEKYGISREEQDQLALLSHNRALAAIQDGTFAKEIVPVTIASRKGDIVVDTDERPMETSMEKLAKLRPAFKKDGSVTAGNASGINDAAAAVLLMTEEKADELGLEKLAKIKAFASGGVDPAYMGLGPVPAVKKVLKQTGMTIKDIDMIELNEAFAAQAIGCMRELNIDVEKPNELGSGISIGHPIGCTGARQMVTAIHQMKRKGYGTGLISMCIGGGMGMAMIIEK, encoded by the coding sequence ATGAAAAACGTGGTGATAGTCAGCGGCGTCAGGACCCCGGTAGGATCTTTTGGCGGATCTTTGAAAGCGGTGTCTGTAAAGGATCTGGGTACCTGTGTCATGAAAGAGGTACTCAAGCGGGCAGGACTGCGTCCGGGGGTTACGGATGAACAGGCCGCATACGGTCCGGAATCCCTGAAAGATCAGGGCATGATCGATATTGAAAAAAAAGGATACGATTATGATGAAAGCCTGAAGGAACTGTTTGTGGATGAGGTGATCATGGGCAATGTGCTCCAGGCGGGTCAGGGGCAGAATACCGCCCGTCAGGCCATGATCAATGCCGGTCTGCCACGGTTCACACCGGCCATGACCATCAACAAGATCTGCGGGTCCGGTTTGAAGGCCATTGCCCTGGGGGCCCAGGCCATCATGGCAGGCGGTGCGGATGTGGTGCTGGCCGGTGGGCAGGAAAGCATGAGCAACGCGCCCATGGCATTGTTGAAAGCCCGGTGGGGACACCGAATGGAACTGACCGGTCAGGGACCGGTCCATGATTTGATGGTGTTTGATGGACTGTATGAGATTTTTTACGGATACCACATGGGGCTGACGGCGGAGAATATCGTAGAAAAATACGGTATTTCCAGAGAAGAGCAGGACCAGCTGGCCCTGCTGAGTCACAACCGGGCCCTGGCAGCGATTCAGGATGGGACCTTTGCAAAGGAAATCGTACCGGTGACCATTGCATCCCGCAAAGGGGATATCGTGGTGGACACGGATGAACGGCCCATGGAGACCAGCATGGAAAAACTGGCCAAGCTGCGGCCGGCATTTAAAAAAGACGGCAGTGTGACCGCAGGCAATGCATCCGGCATCAATGATGCGGCGGCCGCCGTGCTGCTCATGACCGAAGAAAAAGCCGATGAACTGGGCCTGGAAAAACTGGCCAAAATCAAGGCCTTTGCATCCGGCGGCGTGGATCCGGCGTATATGGGGCTGGGACCGGTGCCGGCAGTGAAAAAAGTGTTGAAACAGACTGGCATGACCATCAAAGACATTGATATGATCGAATTGAACGAAGCGTTTGCGGCCCAGGCCATCGGATGCATGCGGGAATTGAATATTGATGTGGAAAAACCCAATGAACTGGGGTCCGGTATCTCCATCGGACATCCCATTGGATGTACCGGTGCCAGACAGATGGTCACCGCCATTCACCAGATGAAACGCAAAGGTTACGGGACCGGCCTGATATCCATGTGTATCGGTGGCGGCATGGGCATGGCCATGATCATTGAAAAATAA
- a CDS encoding AI-2E family transporter: MEQTIFQRGVFFFFLALFCASILLLGNLLAPFTATIVLGGVITGVFQPVVNVFAQKMSMRAASVLTCIIIFFVVFIPVVFFVGVLSREALGLYNMARDAVFSNQLIQALENTRALERFNDLLARAGIQKTVTWQELFAPVSELGKMLGLSLFQQARFITSNLLNLVFYFCLMLIVIFYMFMDGKRLIRYLYELSPLQDEHDRKLVTQFHEMAGAVLIVNGLGGLIQGIAGGVLFWFLGLNSPVLWGLVMGFMAFLPIVGIGIVLVPTAVFYMIENSMITGFGILGFYGMLSWGVEYIYKPKLVGDRVAMHPLLVFFAIIGGLNVYGLMGIIYGPLIATLFLTLSDIYFSSFQSMVEPAKQKNNQFSE; the protein is encoded by the coding sequence TTGGAACAGACCATTTTTCAAAGAGGGGTGTTTTTCTTTTTTCTGGCCCTGTTCTGTGCATCCATCCTTTTGCTGGGAAACCTGCTGGCACCATTTACAGCCACCATTGTTCTGGGTGGGGTGATCACGGGTGTGTTTCAACCCGTGGTCAATGTGTTTGCCCAGAAAATGTCCATGCGGGCGGCATCGGTATTGACCTGCATCATCATCTTTTTTGTGGTGTTCATTCCAGTGGTTTTTTTTGTGGGGGTGTTGTCCAGAGAAGCCCTGGGATTATATAACATGGCCAGAGATGCCGTGTTTTCAAACCAGTTGATCCAGGCTTTGGAAAACACCCGGGCCCTGGAACGGTTCAATGATCTGCTGGCCCGGGCGGGGATTCAGAAAACCGTTACCTGGCAGGAGTTGTTCGCCCCGGTGTCCGAACTGGGGAAAATGCTGGGATTGTCCCTGTTTCAGCAGGCCCGGTTCATCACATCTAATCTGCTGAATCTGGTGTTTTATTTCTGCCTGATGCTGATCGTTATTTTTTACATGTTCATGGATGGGAAGCGGCTGATTCGATATTTGTACGAACTGTCTCCTCTTCAGGATGAACATGACAGGAAACTGGTTACACAATTTCATGAAATGGCCGGGGCAGTGCTGATTGTCAATGGTCTGGGCGGGTTGATTCAAGGGATTGCCGGCGGGGTTCTGTTCTGGTTTCTGGGGTTGAACTCTCCGGTTCTCTGGGGGCTGGTCATGGGATTCATGGCATTTCTGCCCATTGTGGGCATTGGAATTGTTCTGGTACCCACCGCCGTATTTTATATGATTGAAAATTCAATGATCACGGGGTTCGGTATACTGGGGTTTTATGGTATGCTTTCCTGGGGGGTTGAATACATTTACAAGCCCAAACTGGTGGGAGACCGGGTGGCCATGCATCCGCTCCTTGTTTTTTTTGCCATCATCGGCGGTCTGAATGTGTACGGCCTGATGGGCATTATATACGGACCGTTGATAGCGACCTTGTTCCTCACCCTGTCTGACATATATTTTTCCAGTTTTCAATCCATGGTTGAACCGGCAAAACAAAAAAATAATCAATTTTCGGAGTAA
- the gyrA gene encoding DNA gyrase subunit A: protein MIQKETHLTSIEKEMKQSYLEYAMSVIIGRALPDVRDGLKPVHRRVLYAMQQLRNDWNKPYKKSARIVGDVIGKYHPHGDSAVYDTIVRMAQDFSLRYMLVDGQGNFGSVDGDSPAAMRYTEIRMRKLSHQMLADLEKETVDFIPNYDETLDEPAVLPTRFPALLVNGSSGIAVGMTTNIPPHNIREVADGIKALIDDPSLGIQDLMQYIPGPDFPTWGHIYGTHGIYEAYSSGRGIITLRAKVEVEENKKTGQETIVITELPYQVNKAKLVEKIAELMRDKVITGASFVRDESDRQGMRVAIGLKRDQIAEVVINQLYKHTNLQTSFGIIFLAVVNNRPELLTLKDILQHFIEHRKDVIIRRTRFDLRKAEERAHILEGLKIALDHLDEVVALIRASRSPEEAKTGLISTFDLTPVQAQAILDMRLQRLTGLEQEKIITEYDALLKDIAWYKEILGSDQVVKGLIKDELAELVDEFGDDRRTKIVESTADISIEDLIAEEDMVVTVTRSGYIKRNPVTLYASQHRGGKGKTAMGTKSDDFVEHLFVASTHATVLFITNFGKVYQAKVYELPMAGRSSLGKAIVNLLQFEEGETLATLLTVNEFVENWYVVMATRKGRVKKTDLMAYSRPRSGGLIGVKLAPGDELIAARITDGNMNVFLGSDGGKVIRFHESDVRATARGSMGVRGMRIPQDSQVVGMEVLAGQQTLLTVTENGYGKRTAVAEYKTQNRGGMGVFSIKTSKRNGKMVSLALVDDTDELMMVTDKGILIRTDIGGINIISRNTQGVKLINLGAGEKLIGIARLFDENGDTDDLDSEIQADDGDSLQ from the coding sequence ATGATCCAGAAAGAAACCCATTTGACCAGCATTGAGAAGGAGATGAAACAATCCTATCTCGAATATGCCATGAGTGTCATTATCGGCCGGGCCTTACCGGATGTGCGCGACGGGCTGAAACCCGTGCACCGTCGGGTGTTGTATGCCATGCAGCAGTTGCGTAACGACTGGAACAAGCCGTACAAGAAATCCGCCCGTATTGTGGGTGATGTCATTGGTAAATATCATCCCCACGGGGATTCTGCGGTGTATGACACTATCGTGCGCATGGCCCAGGATTTTTCATTGCGGTATATGCTGGTGGACGGGCAGGGCAACTTCGGATCTGTGGACGGCGATTCACCTGCAGCCATGCGTTATACGGAAATCCGTATGCGTAAGCTGTCTCATCAGATGCTGGCGGATCTGGAAAAAGAAACCGTGGATTTTATCCCCAACTATGATGAGACTCTGGATGAACCGGCCGTGCTGCCCACCCGGTTTCCTGCGCTCCTGGTGAACGGATCCTCCGGTATTGCCGTGGGCATGACCACCAACATTCCTCCTCACAATATCCGGGAAGTGGCCGATGGTATCAAGGCGTTGATCGATGATCCCAGTTTGGGTATTCAGGATTTGATGCAATACATTCCGGGTCCGGATTTTCCCACCTGGGGACATATCTACGGAACACATGGGATTTATGAGGCCTACAGCAGCGGGCGCGGGATCATCACGTTGCGGGCCAAGGTGGAGGTGGAGGAAAACAAGAAAACCGGCCAGGAAACCATTGTGATCACCGAGCTGCCCTACCAGGTGAACAAAGCCAAACTGGTGGAAAAAATTGCCGAACTCATGCGGGACAAAGTCATCACCGGGGCCTCGTTTGTGCGGGATGAATCCGACCGTCAGGGTATGCGCGTTGCCATAGGACTCAAGCGGGATCAGATCGCTGAAGTGGTGATCAACCAGTTGTACAAACACACCAATCTTCAGACTTCGTTCGGCATCATTTTTCTGGCCGTGGTGAACAACCGGCCGGAATTGCTGACCCTTAAGGATATTCTGCAGCATTTCATCGAACACCGCAAGGATGTCATTATCCGGCGGACCCGGTTCGACTTGAGAAAGGCGGAGGAACGGGCCCATATTCTGGAAGGATTGAAAATCGCTCTGGATCATCTGGACGAGGTGGTGGCCCTGATCCGGGCATCCCGTTCCCCGGAGGAAGCCAAAACCGGATTGATCAGCACGTTTGACCTGACACCGGTCCAGGCCCAGGCCATTTTAGACATGCGGCTCCAGCGGCTCACCGGGCTTGAACAGGAAAAAATAATTACGGAATATGATGCCCTGCTCAAGGATATTGCCTGGTACAAGGAGATTTTAGGCAGTGACCAGGTGGTCAAAGGCTTGATCAAGGATGAGCTCGCAGAGCTGGTGGATGAGTTCGGGGATGACCGCCGGACAAAGATTGTGGAAAGCACGGCCGATATCAGCATCGAAGACCTGATCGCTGAAGAGGACATGGTGGTCACCGTGACCCGGTCCGGGTATATCAAGCGCAACCCGGTCACGCTGTATGCCAGTCAGCACCGGGGGGGGAAAGGCAAGACCGCCATGGGAACCAAATCCGATGATTTTGTGGAGCATCTGTTTGTGGCTTCCACCCATGCCACGGTTCTGTTTATCACCAATTTCGGCAAGGTGTACCAGGCCAAGGTGTATGAACTGCCCATGGCCGGCCGGTCCAGCCTGGGCAAGGCCATTGTGAACCTGCTGCAGTTCGAGGAAGGAGAAACCCTGGCCACACTGCTCACGGTGAATGAATTTGTGGAAAACTGGTATGTGGTCATGGCTACCCGCAAGGGACGGGTGAAAAAAACCGATCTCATGGCTTATTCCCGGCCCAGATCCGGTGGACTGATCGGGGTGAAGCTGGCCCCGGGAGACGAGCTCATCGCAGCTCGAATCACGGACGGCAATATGAACGTGTTTCTGGGATCGGACGGCGGCAAGGTGATCCGGTTCCATGAATCCGATGTCAGGGCTACGGCCAGGGGATCCATGGGGGTCCGGGGCATGCGGATTCCACAGGATTCCCAGGTGGTGGGAATGGAAGTACTGGCCGGGCAGCAGACCCTGTTGACGGTCACGGAAAACGGATATGGGAAACGCACGGCCGTGGCAGAGTATAAGACCCAGAACCGCGGCGGCATGGGTGTGTTTTCCATCAAGACATCCAAACGGAACGGCAAAATGGTTTC